TATTGTATaattagctatatacatgtactatagtatAGTCTATACCTCTGCAGCTACTGTATAAAGTCTTACCTACAATCAGAAAAAGCTTTCCAGGGTTAAAGCATATGGTCAAAGTAAGCAATGAACTGAAGTAGCAGTAAGCTCTAAGttatgtaaaattaatgttttcaTAGCGTTTCACCAgcgctataatattatagtgttttaatgagattcattgcattttctaGTACAAATTGCGATTTTActcagaaattaatactcgcgaaaatatgtAATCTGAGATACGCCCACACTTCTTCACAGtcatatatacagtacagatAATAATTGCAGTTAGGCTATAATAGCTAGTCCAGTCATCATCTTCAGTTCTCAAATGATAATCACTTGTCAACACTAGGGACTTGCTGCTCAGACGACGTGGGTCGCTATGACAGCACTCATCAGACTCGTTACACCAGGAGTCCTTCCCGCTTAACGAGGCTCTCTCCAGAGGGGCATCTTGATACCAGCAATTGGCAGCTTCTTTACAATCTCCTTTCTCACAAGTAGACACTTTGACACCATTAAACAAGTTTGTCGGTGCTAGTACAGCTGACATTGATGATGTCTCTTTAGTGCACAAATAGTTTCTGTTTTGAGGGTCATGAATTGTTTTGATTTCTTTAGTAGGTAACTGAGCCGAGATAGTAATGATCGTGGGGGAGTGGTTACTGcttgtgagggggtggtttgaggtgtgggtgtggtctcagctAGCAGAGAGGTGGAGCTGAGGTATAGTCCTTTAGTGAGGAGCAGGTTAGTTACTCTGTTCTTGCCAACACGATCATAGTAGATATCGACGACACCAACTTGTAGCCCGGATGGTTTCCTGGTAACCTTGGCAAACACCTGTAGTCACATTTAAGCAAGCATGAACAAAATGCACACACTATAAAACAcatactatatacacaatttACAAAGTCTACAGTTTTAGTTCTACTTATAGGCACTTATTATCAGACTGTGGGGGGACTAAGTGCAACCACAAAAAGTTCCTTCTAAACTGCAGCTACTTCACAGAAGCCTTTCGCTACACTATATTCACCATTTTGTGTCGTAGGTGTTTCCATAGTAGCTGTTTGTCCAGTGGGAACCATTCCTCTCCGTGATTGAATGTTGAGTGGAGGCCGTCAATAGCCGTGGGGAGGGCCAGGGGAGGGACCACGCCCACTCTCAGTCCGTGGGGGAGCTTGTAGAGGTTACGTAGTGACACACTGTGCATCGTTGAGCCACAATCTATCAGCTCCAGTCTAGCCTGAGGctgtatacacacaggtgGGGAGATAACAAGCAAATGATCAAAATGATTGGTAATCACGTTTGTCTATAATGTAGCTTCCCCCGGCGTATTATATCATTCGTAATTTTAGAAGCAAGTATTTTATCCTAGAAATTCACTCTATTCAGAGCTACACAGTTTATAGACTATGGAAGATGATGTTGAAGGATAATTGCTACAAAACTTGGCTCTATTGAGCAACAGGCACACCACTCACCTGTCCAATATAGTGTGGTCGATTGACCTCTGTCACTCTAGCTCTCCTGTAGAAGCCATcctcttctctctcttgagTGCCTCCAACACTCACAAGCACAGCACAATACAGTCCAACCATCAACTGCAGAATGTTCCGTATAAAAAGCCATCCATGAATGCACATACTCAAAGCAACATGTAACTCTTCTGCCTCTCACAACATGTACCTTATATACAGAGAAACCTCTGACACATTTAAGCACACTAGTTGACAATGAACTGTCGTCCCCAAACTTATTTTTCTACACCAACTAAATTCAATGCACTAAATTTAATGGACAATAAATTATCTACAAAGGGACAATATTAATGTCTTGAATAATAAAATGATAGGGCCAAGGTAGTTTGACTGACCTCGCCTCTGCTCATAGTGTTGGGGTCACTGGTGGTCATGGCAACTGATAGCTCCTCCAGGTCATGCTCTGGGTACTCAGCCAGCTGTATCCAGACACGGTCAGGACTGTTCACCTGCAGTACTTGCAATGACATCGTTGACAATTGGTCTCCTTGTGTCGAACAATAATAGCGTATCCATTGTAGGATCTTTGGGTGAAGGTTCGTCTATAGTGGTGTCCATTGGATGTACTCTACTAGTGACCTCTGTGAACCTTGTCTCGGCAGCACAAGCACATGGCAATTTTCCAACCATACATTCGGCCAAATACTGCAAAGAGTTGTCTTGCGTTGCTATGACTTCATCACTTTGCTGCCGTGTGGTGTCTTGTGATACAATAGTTTCGATCGTAATATTTTCAGGGGGGGCTTGCATTTCTCTGGCTTCATcctctggggggaggggctgctcttGTACCTTAAATGTAGCTTGCTGTGCAATGAACGTGGCTTCTGCTGCTAATGCTTGAGACATCATCACCTGTTTGTTGAGCTCACAAACTAGGGACACTGGGCCGTGTAGAGGTCAAATGGTTCATCTTCAGAGCTTGGTTGGTCATGCATCAGTGGGTACCTCATCTTGCATTGAGATTGTCACTTTTAGTGAGGTTATTGAGATCTGATTGATAATGGAGTCTCGCAAGCAGTGGCTCTGCTCTCTCTGCAGTTGTATAATGGGTCCATGCAACTGATGCAGCTTCAGATACAGAGTGTGCTAGGTACTTGTCCATTTTCACTTGTAATAATATGGTAAAGATCCTCATAACACAATCACAAACCTAAAATAGGTGTAGCAGGCGAGTAAAGATCGTCAGTAGAGGTAACTGCTCTCAATCAAAAGTCAAATAGTGATTTAttactgcccacacacacaaaataattatagatctacactaaAAGATAACAACAGATCCGTCACTGCACGCATATACAAAACCATCAGTGTCCACAGTTACTCCAAAAAGATTAGTGATATGaccattaccaaatgatgtgacaaaCTGACAGTCTTTAGTGAACACTGACACACAACCGTTATAATAATCAACAATATAAAACCAGTGACAAACAaaaccagtgacacacacaccacgagGGGTAGACAGATCTCCTTGTCCACTTCTTTTCTTTCCAATCGAGCGAATAAACCGACCATCCATAGTGAGCACTTGAACACGATGATTATAACAGTCAGTGACATACATCATTTGTTTATTGTCCACTGCAACATCCTCTGGGCAGTTAAAATGCTCATTACCAGTTCCCTCTGAACCAATCTGCTTGACTGGCTCCAGCTCTGTAGTCAACACTTGGACTCTGTGATTATTCTgatcgcacacaaacacttgatcaCCAGCGACTGCTATCCCTCGAGGGAAGTTGAGTTCTTTTGGACCACGTCCCTTCGTCCCAAACCTCTTCAGCAGATCTCCTCTTTTGttgaacttgtacacacagtgtttgCTACTATCACAGACATAGATGTTGTCCTCCTTGTCTACTGCCACACCAGAGATACCGACAAACCCATGCTTTGATTTGCTGATGCTTCGAatttgttttcctttcttGTCAAACACCAAAACATCACCGCTATAGTTAGTTACAATCAGTTCATCTGATGAGTTGAATGCCATATACCGAGGTTCGTTGATTCTTCTTATCACTCTCACTGGTTTGTCCagcttggtggggggtatttTGATGAACACAGAGAAGGGGCTTCCTGGGATGGGCTGGTCGTccactgagatcaggaggtggtgtcgaccacgtaccctaggggtgtactcaacactgtacactTCACCCCTCACAGGCACTGCTTGCAGTTGTTGGGTCGATTGATCAACTAGCGATTTCAGTACTGCTTGTGGTTTGCCTTGTTTTGAACTGATATAGACATTCAGCCTTGCATATTTGTCAACTTCAGCTGTTTTGATGCCGTCTCCTTTCACAATCGGCTTTCCTTCATGTACAATAATGTTGTTCTCGCACAACTTCTTGAGAtcctcacaaacaaacactttgACTCCAAAATCATCTTTCTCCACTGGATCAGGATTGGCTGCTTCCTTCCCTCGCTTCACCACCTCGACATCGATTCGACTCACCACCTGCTCTTGCATCGTAATcagttcttcatcacttgcattctccagtgtacactctacaaagtcaatcaaactctgagcagtgCCCAGGGACAGGTCCAGACCCTTCTCTTGAACCGTCAGCTTCTCCATCCTTGAATCAGCCAAAGCAGAAGATTCTCGTAAAACACGGACTTTGCATCGATCGAGAATATCGTGTAGCTCCTGGAACTTGGCATTcacttgtctctctgtcagtTCTTTCTGGGACTGGATATTCTGTTTAGTTCCTTTCACTTGATTCACAGCGGTGCTCAGATCAGGCAGTAGGTTCTtgagtggggagaggtgcTCCGTCAGCTTTTTGCGAGTTGCGGGGGCGGCTTTCTTTACAAATTCGTAATTGTGTCCAGCGTGTTCAATAACGATACAGTCTCGACAGATGAGCTTGTTGCAATCAAAACAGAAAATCTTTTTCAGTTCTTCGTGATCTTCACATTTTGGGGGTGGTGGGCTTTCGAATGTTAGTTCTTTCACTCCGCCCTGTTTGAGCTCGTCCAGAGTGGAGATGGCATGTCCGGCAAATACTCTCAATCGTTTATGAGACTTCACACAATCTTCACAGATGAAATTGACACATTGTCGGCAGAATGCAGTGGCCTTTCCCCCAGAGCACATTTCACAAGTGGCCTCCAATTTTCCATGGGCTTTCTCCATCCTCGAGTGGAGTGCTTTCATCCGgttgatgaagaacgcagtggGCAGTCTGTCAGGGTTGTTGTTTGGCAATAGAGTGGGCTCACGACAGTCGGGGCAGGGGAACGGCTGGTTGGGTCggtagcgactggagagtgtgaggatgcattgcttgcagtagtagtgacaacaagggagcagctttggctcctggtagcggtcatgacagatgccacaggtcacctcttgcttgagatcagcaacaactggatcagGTCCTTCGGCCATCGTTAGTTAAGATCTGGAGAATGCATTTGTACAACATTTATAAAAGCATGAAACTATTCTATTAAATATAAAAATTAAATAGCAACTTCGCTAGAAATTGAGTATACAAGAATGTTGAATCTGTGAATAATAGTTTGCACTAAGTGATCAATTAGGTCAAGCTAAGCTAGACCTCTGCAGCTAGTTGAAAAAATGGGTACCTGAAAAAACTTACCTACTATTTATAAGAACTTCCtagatccaatttcaacaattacaagcctttaattaattagttttgcatgtaccttgtactggtacatgctacgcccattacacaatgttataaatctgaccagatacgcccacttttttgtttcaacacTGGCCCACACTTTCTTTCAatatgaaagtacatgtacatgtatgtacaacaaTTCTACACAACTTGGTAGCAACATTGATATCTCGATCCCTGAGCACTGGGCATGAGatgccttgatcccaggccacactgaaTGGAGGCCTTGTAGGAGGCTAGGGATGCTTCTATTAAAAGCTGTCTTGGTATCTTTCaatttaaaattataattatcagcgtactaggtacacaaatattgaggaatgcataattataagtatgtgttcaatacatgtacatgtatataactggtAAAAATGTTTGCCAAGTTTATAAGTCGttgaacaaaataatgttcgaTGTGTTCATGTCTCAACGACGTAGTTGGGATGAACCAGGAATGGATCTTCGTCTGACTCCTCCCCCATCACCAACGGCAACAGAATGTGGTCCTACACACAAAAAACGCAATTCTAATTAAGCACAAAAGTATTGTTTTAATCAGCATGCAATACGCACATACCAATACACTACTAGTGCACAAAATCTCGAACAAACTGCGAAAAGAATCATGTACAAATGCTAcgaggaccatgcatgtactttttgGAAAACTTTCCACCTAGCTTTACATTAGAGACAAATGGGCCCATGGAGACGAGGCTAACTGCACGTGCACTCATGATTGACTCACATGTTGCACAAGTCTCTCGATGACCTTCTCCACGAGGAGCTTCTTCTCCGTCAGCTCCTCCACATTCTCTATGTCATCAGCCACCTCCTTCAGGTACCAGTTCACTAGGTCACCTTCACGAACTCCGCTAGAAtctggaggggg
The Halichondria panicea chromosome 11, odHalPani1.1, whole genome shotgun sequence DNA segment above includes these coding regions:
- the LOC135343593 gene encoding uncharacterized protein LOC135343593, with the translated sequence MSLQVLQVNSPDRVWIQLAEYPEHDLEELSVAMTTSDPNTMSRGELMVGLYCAVLVSVGGTQEREEDGFYRRARVTEVNRPHYIGQPQARLELIDCGSTMHSVSLRNLYKLPHGLRVGVVPPLALPTAIDGLHSTFNHGEEWFPLDKQLLWKHLRHKMVFAKVTRKPSGLQVGVVDIYYDRVGKNRVTNLLLTKGLYLSSTSLLAETTPTPQTTPSQAVTTPPRSLLSRLSYLLKKSKQFMTLKTETICALKRHHQCQLY
- the LOC135344293 gene encoding E3 ubiquitin-protein ligase TRIM71-like, which gives rise to MAEGPDPVVADLKQEVTCGICHDRYQEPKLLPCCHYYCKQCILTLSSRYRPNQPFPCPDCREPTLLPNNNPDRLPTAFFINRMKALHSRMEKAHGKLEATCEMCSGGKATAFCRQCVNFICEDCVKSHKRLRVFAGHAISTLDELKQGGVKELTFESPPPPKCEDHEELKKIFCFDCNKLICRDCIVIEHAGHNYEFVKKAAPATRKKLTEHLSPLKNLLPDLSTAVNQVKGTKQNIQSQKELTERQVNAKFQELHDILDRCKVRVLRESSALADSRMEKLTVQEKGLDLSLGTAQSLIDFVECTLENASDEELITMQEQVVSRIDVEVVKRGKEAANPDPVEKDDFGVKVFVCEDLKKLCENNIIVHEGKPIVKGDGIKTAEVDKYARLNVYISSKQGKPQAVLKSLVDQSTQQLQAVPVRGEVYSVEYTPRVRGRHHLLISVDDQPIPGSPFSVFIKIPPTKLDKPVRVIRRINEPRYMAFNSSDELIVTNYSGDVLVFDKKGKQIRSISKSKHGFVGISGVAVDKEDNIYVCDSSKHCVYKFNKRGDLLKRFGTKGRGPKELNFPRGIAVAGDQVFVCDQNNHRVQVLTTELEPVKQIGSEGTGNEHFNCPEDVAVDNKQMMYVTDCYNHRVQVLTMDGRFIRSIGKKRSGQGDLSTPRGVCVTGFVCHWFYIVDYYNGCVSVFTKDCQFVTSFGNGHITNLFGVTVDTDGFVYACSDGSVVIF